A stretch of the Comamonas testosteroni TK102 genome encodes the following:
- a CDS encoding FAD-dependent oxidoreductase produces the protein MGTEIKTPVLIVGGGPVGLSVAIELGWRGIESILVDEGDGTIEHPRTGLIAVRTMELFRRWGLSQRVRECGFPEDYDLSMFFCTSLNGLLLDQEKYPSMRDAPTPPETPEKKQRCPQLWLQPILTDAARSEPKTQLLFKHRFVSLLQDDQGVTAVVTNLNTGEPFTIRAQYLLGCDGATSQVREQVGIKMEGRLLSYSVNVLIRAPGLVDKHKLGPAERYLFVGPEGTWGNLTVVDGNEIWRLTVLGSEEKMDLKNFDPAAWVRRAIGRDDVEFEVDSAIPWRRSEMLADRYYQGRVVLVGDSAHTMSPTGGMGMNTGAQEVMDIGWKLEGLINGWGGPALLRSYELERRPIAKRNIDFSTQNFRAWRDTPSPAAVCDATPEGEKVRKDLGKRLRESTRVEWESLGLQIGHRYEGSPICVPDGTPPPPDEYSTYIPTTRPGSRAPHVWLSDGRSTLDLFGDGFVLMCLDHKLDADAHALANAFAAKRVPFRIEFIAQADVAAAYERPLVLVRPDGHVAWRGTRVELPGQVVDTVRGAA, from the coding sequence ATGGGGACAGAGATCAAGACACCCGTGCTGATTGTGGGTGGAGGCCCGGTGGGCCTGTCGGTGGCAATCGAACTGGGGTGGCGGGGGATCGAGTCGATCCTTGTGGACGAAGGCGACGGGACAATCGAACACCCGCGCACCGGCCTCATCGCGGTGCGCACGATGGAGTTGTTCCGGCGCTGGGGGCTGTCGCAGCGCGTGCGCGAATGCGGCTTCCCGGAGGACTATGACCTCTCGATGTTCTTTTGCACGTCGCTCAATGGCCTGCTGCTCGACCAGGAAAAGTATCCGAGCATGCGCGACGCACCAACGCCGCCCGAGACACCCGAGAAGAAGCAGCGCTGCCCACAGTTGTGGCTGCAGCCCATCCTCACCGACGCGGCACGCTCCGAGCCAAAGACCCAATTGCTCTTCAAGCACCGCTTCGTTTCGCTGCTGCAGGACGACCAAGGCGTCACGGCGGTCGTCACCAACCTGAACACAGGCGAGCCCTTCACCATCCGCGCGCAGTATCTACTCGGCTGTGATGGCGCCACCAGCCAGGTGCGTGAACAGGTAGGCATTAAGATGGAAGGCAGACTGCTCAGCTACTCCGTGAACGTCCTGATCCGCGCGCCGGGCCTGGTCGACAAGCACAAGCTGGGCCCAGCCGAGCGCTACCTCTTTGTGGGCCCGGAGGGAACCTGGGGCAATCTGACCGTCGTCGACGGGAACGAGATCTGGCGCCTGACGGTGCTGGGCTCGGAAGAGAAGATGGATCTGAAGAACTTCGATCCCGCAGCCTGGGTTCGGCGCGCGATCGGCCGCGACGACGTGGAGTTCGAGGTGGACTCCGCCATCCCGTGGCGGCGCAGCGAAATGCTCGCAGATCGCTACTATCAGGGCCGTGTCGTGCTCGTGGGAGACTCCGCCCACACCATGTCGCCGACCGGTGGCATGGGCATGAACACCGGAGCGCAGGAGGTGATGGACATCGGCTGGAAGCTCGAGGGCCTCATCAACGGCTGGGGCGGCCCTGCCCTGCTGCGCAGCTACGAGTTGGAACGCCGGCCGATCGCGAAGCGCAACATCGACTTCTCCACGCAGAACTTCAGGGCATGGCGGGACACGCCCAGCCCGGCGGCCGTCTGCGACGCGACCCCCGAGGGCGAGAAGGTTCGCAAGGACCTCGGCAAGCGCCTGCGCGAATCGACACGCGTGGAATGGGAGTCGCTAGGCCTGCAGATTGGCCATCGCTACGAGGGCTCGCCGATCTGCGTTCCTGATGGCACACCACCGCCCCCGGACGAATACTCGACGTATATCCCGACGACACGCCCCGGGTCTCGCGCACCGCATGTCTGGCTAAGCGATGGCCGATCGACGCTCGACCTGTTCGGCGATGGGTTCGTGCTCATGTGCCTCGACCACAAGCTGGATGCGGATGCGCACGCGCTTGCCAATGCCTTCGCCGCCAAGAGAGTTCCCTTCCGGATCGAGTTCATCGCTCAGGCCGACGTGGCGGCGGCATACGAGCGCCCCCTGGTCCTGGTTCGGCCCGACGGGCATGTCGCATGGCGTGGCACCCGCGTGGAACTCCCGGGCCAGGTGGTAGACACGGTCCGAGGCGCCGCATAG
- a CDS encoding tripartite tricarboxylate transporter substrate binding protein, which translates to MKTKLPSSAFKAVATALLGSCIALGAHANGYPSKPITLVVPFPPGGSNDALARTVGQKLSEYWKQPVLVDNRPGAGGNIGTKHVAKAVPDGYTLLVVANNFVTNPFLYPDGRAGYDPVKEFVPVTQLGRVPFVLVVNPGFAAKSTQELIALAKAQPGKLSYGSAGIGTPHHLTGELFKSLAGIDMVHVPYRGAQPVVTDLIGGQIQVLFGVANSVLPHIKTGALRPLAVTGEQPLFYLPNVPTVASAGFKGFRSEVWIALVAPAGTPADVVAKIEEAAGRALRDPSVKATLEAQGLEPAPSTPTALKALMQEDTARWSKVIKDTGARAE; encoded by the coding sequence ATGAAGACTAAACTGCCTAGCAGCGCGTTCAAGGCGGTGGCAACTGCCCTCCTGGGCTCATGCATCGCACTAGGCGCGCACGCCAACGGCTATCCGAGCAAACCCATCACGCTTGTCGTCCCCTTCCCCCCCGGGGGAAGCAACGACGCCCTGGCACGCACGGTAGGCCAGAAGCTCAGCGAGTACTGGAAGCAGCCCGTTCTCGTGGACAACCGGCCCGGTGCTGGCGGCAACATAGGCACCAAGCACGTGGCGAAGGCCGTACCCGACGGCTACACCCTGCTTGTCGTCGCCAACAATTTTGTCACCAACCCGTTCCTCTATCCAGACGGGCGCGCAGGCTACGACCCGGTCAAGGAATTCGTCCCCGTCACCCAGCTGGGCCGTGTACCGTTCGTACTGGTCGTCAATCCAGGCTTTGCCGCCAAATCCACCCAGGAACTGATCGCCCTGGCCAAGGCCCAGCCCGGCAAGCTGTCCTATGGCTCCGCCGGCATCGGCACCCCGCACCATCTGACGGGCGAGCTCTTCAAGAGCCTGGCCGGCATCGACATGGTGCACGTGCCGTACCGCGGCGCCCAGCCCGTGGTCACCGACCTCATCGGGGGTCAGATCCAGGTCCTCTTCGGCGTCGCGAATTCGGTGCTGCCCCACATCAAGACCGGTGCCTTGCGGCCGCTCGCGGTGACGGGCGAGCAGCCCCTGTTCTATCTTCCGAACGTCCCGACTGTCGCCAGCGCCGGCTTCAAGGGCTTTCGAAGCGAGGTCTGGATAGCTCTGGTCGCACCGGCGGGCACGCCCGCCGACGTAGTGGCCAAGATCGAGGAAGCGGCGGGCCGGGCTCTGCGCGATCCTTCCGTCAAGGCGACGCTGGAAGCCCAAGGGCTAGAGCCAGCCCCCTCGACCCCGACGGCCCTCAAGGCCTTGATGCAGGAAGACACGGCACGCTGGTCCAAGGTCATCAAGGATACCGGCGCAAGAGCCGAGTGA